The proteins below are encoded in one region of Segatella copri:
- a CDS encoding DUF3791 domain-containing protein, with the protein MLDFLLWNKIARIIKQLADTLHISTDRALQIFYDSDVCRMLHDKELGLHLMSDTYIVNDLIEELRNKQ; encoded by the coding sequence ATGTTGGATTTCTTATTATGGAATAAAATCGCTCGTATCATAAAGCAGTTAGCCGACACGCTGCATATATCAACCGACAGAGCTTTACAGATATTCTATGACTCTGATGTTTGCCGTATGTTACATGACAAAGAACTTGGCTTGCATCTAATGAGTGATACATATATTGTAAATGACTTGATAGAAGAGTTAAGGAATAAGCAATAG
- the cas4 gene encoding type V CRISPR-associated protein Cas4: MDDYIQLSTLNDFIFCPYSIYLHSVYMESDGDLYKAAPQTKGTLAHQGVDEKKGSTRKKDSYTEDTIKQCDAALVTLPDVDEYNQLMGLEGTVAKTYFSAYYQNQNWRGRHPRMKSDVLNVTLDIGYSILFNFMESFIRMFGFDLYVGVYHRLWFKRKSLVCDLMEPFRCIIDHAALLAFNRKQFSEKDFTLIKQEYHLKYEKCADYYRVFYDELIARKMDIFKFVQQYYRCFMGCKSVKEYPIFEF, encoded by the coding sequence ATGGATGATTATATTCAGCTTTCAACGTTGAATGACTTTATCTTCTGTCCGTACTCCATATACTTGCATAGTGTGTATATGGAGTCGGACGGAGATTTATATAAAGCCGCTCCACAGACCAAAGGTACTCTAGCGCACCAAGGCGTGGATGAAAAGAAAGGGAGTACTCGAAAGAAGGATAGCTATACAGAGGATACCATCAAGCAATGTGATGCTGCATTAGTTACTTTGCCAGACGTTGATGAATACAATCAGTTGATGGGACTTGAAGGAACTGTTGCCAAGACATATTTTTCTGCATATTACCAGAATCAAAACTGGAGAGGAAGACATCCAAGAATGAAAAGTGATGTGCTGAATGTGACACTGGATATTGGTTACTCTATCCTATTCAACTTTATGGAAAGTTTCATTCGTATGTTCGGATTTGATCTGTATGTTGGTGTGTACCATCGATTATGGTTCAAGCGCAAATCATTGGTATGTGACTTGATGGAACCTTTCAGGTGTATCATTGACCATGCTGCATTGTTGGCGTTTAACAGAAAGCAGTTTTCAGAGAAAGATTTCACTCTTATAAAGCAGGAATATCATTTGAAATATGAGAAGTGTGCTGACTATTATAGAGTGTTTTATGATGAATTGATTGCTCGTAAAATGGACATATTCAAGTTCGTTCAGCAATACTATCGTTGTTTTATGGGTTGTAAGTCTGTAAAAGAGTATCCAATATTTGAGTTTTAA
- a CDS encoding HAD family hydrolase, with amino-acid sequence MQYKNIIFDLGNVLVKLNPEGCIGAFKAIGMGELANPNPQSEGMKLMSKLGVGMITTEAFCDAARELTGADVTNEEIIDAANKMLVEIPDEKKERLLQLKKAGYRLFLLSNTIDIHWDYCVEHLFPYRNHGVEDYFEHCFLSQRMHLAKPDARIYEEVVKQANIYPDETLFIDDLKENCEAAEKLGIHTFQNVKLDDWLSLRF; translated from the coding sequence ATGCAATACAAGAATATCATATTTGATTTGGGAAATGTCCTGGTGAAGCTCAATCCGGAAGGATGCATCGGGGCTTTCAAGGCGATAGGAATGGGGGAACTGGCTAATCCGAATCCCCAGAGTGAAGGGATGAAGCTGATGAGCAAACTGGGTGTGGGAATGATTACCACCGAAGCATTCTGCGATGCAGCCCGTGAGTTGACAGGAGCAGATGTGACGAATGAAGAAATCATTGATGCTGCCAACAAGATGCTGGTGGAGATTCCTGATGAGAAAAAGGAGCGACTCCTGCAGTTGAAGAAAGCTGGTTATCGCCTCTTCCTCTTGAGCAATACCATTGATATACATTGGGATTATTGCGTGGAGCATCTCTTCCCTTATCGTAACCATGGGGTAGAGGATTATTTCGAGCACTGTTTCCTCTCTCAGCGAATGCACTTGGCTAAGCCTGATGCCCGTATCTATGAAGAGGTAGTCAAGCAGGCGAACATCTATCCCGATGAAACCCTCTTCATCGATGATCTGAAGGAAAACTGCGAGGCTGCCGAGAAGCTGGGCATCCATACCTTCCAGAACGTGAAGCTCGATGATTGGCTTTCACTTCGATTCTGA
- a CDS encoding dicarboxylate/amino acid:cation symporter has product MKRIKMPLLARIIIAILLGVIFGNFFNEAAVRAFLTFNGIFSQFLGFMIPLIIIGLVTPAIADIGHGAGKLLLATVGIAFADTILAGLLAYGTGSALFPHMIANSAHVAVDKAEELKPFFEIKIPAMVDVMSALVFSFIAGLGIAHKGSRTMLNVFQEFKEIVSGVIAKVIIPLLPLYIFGIFLGMTFSGEAYHILLVFAQIILVILVLHIVILLYEYLLAGGLSHKNPFKLLLNMLPAYFTALGTSSSAATIPVTLKQTLKNGVTDGIAGFTIPLCATIHLSGSMMKITCCALTICLINGMPCNLPLFLNFIFVLAICMVAAPGVPGGAVMAALGPLASVLGFNADMQALMIALYIAMDSFGTACNVTGDGAIAIVVDKIFRKDK; this is encoded by the coding sequence ATGAAAAGAATCAAAATGCCACTTTTGGCAAGAATCATCATTGCCATCCTGTTGGGTGTAATCTTCGGCAATTTCTTCAATGAAGCGGCCGTCAGAGCGTTTCTCACCTTCAACGGCATCTTCAGCCAGTTTCTGGGCTTTATGATACCGCTCATCATCATCGGTCTCGTTACGCCAGCCATTGCCGACATCGGTCATGGTGCCGGAAAGCTCCTCCTTGCCACCGTGGGCATCGCCTTTGCCGACACCATCCTGGCGGGTCTGCTAGCCTATGGCACCGGTTCGGCACTCTTCCCACACATGATAGCCAACTCAGCCCATGTGGCAGTAGATAAGGCTGAAGAACTCAAACCCTTCTTCGAAATCAAGATACCTGCCATGGTAGATGTGATGAGTGCACTTGTGTTCTCGTTCATTGCCGGACTGGGCATTGCCCACAAAGGCAGCCGCACCATGCTGAACGTTTTTCAGGAATTCAAGGAAATCGTATCAGGTGTCATTGCCAAAGTCATCATTCCCCTACTGCCCCTTTACATCTTCGGCATCTTCCTGGGCATGACATTCTCCGGCGAAGCCTACCACATTCTGCTGGTCTTCGCACAGATTATCCTCGTGATTCTCGTACTTCATATCGTCATCTTACTTTACGAATATCTGTTGGCTGGCGGCTTGTCCCACAAGAATCCTTTTAAGCTGTTGCTCAACATGTTGCCAGCCTACTTCACGGCACTTGGCACATCATCATCGGCAGCCACCATTCCTGTAACACTGAAGCAGACCTTGAAAAACGGCGTCACCGATGGCATTGCCGGATTCACCATTCCGCTCTGTGCCACCATCCATCTCTCGGGATCAATGATGAAGATTACCTGTTGTGCGCTCACCATCTGTCTCATCAATGGCATGCCGTGCAATCTCCCCCTCTTTCTCAACTTCATCTTCGTGCTCGCCATCTGCATGGTAGCAGCTCCGGGAGTTCCGGGAGGAGCTGTCATGGCAGCGCTAGGTCCGCTAGCCTCAGTTTTAGGTTTCAATGCTGATATGCAAGCACTTATGATAGCCCTCTATATTGCGATGGACAGTTTCGGTACCGCCTGCAATGTAACCGGCGATGGCGCCATTGCTATAGTCGTGGATAAGATATTCAGAAAGGATAAATAA
- a CDS encoding anaerobic sulfatase-maturation protein: MNDNIANPFAKPLYVMLKPAGAHCNLACKYCYYLEKNKLYPTAQRHLMSDEMLEQFTREYIEAQTMNQVLFTWHGGEPLLRSIDFYRKALSLQQKYAGGRRIDNVIQTNGTLLTDEWCEFFAQNHWLVGISIDGPQPDHDHYRLTAAGKPSWKKVMQGIKLLKKHGVEWNAMAVVNAYNANHPIEFYRFFKENGCQFLQFTPIVERLTRHEDGRTLASLADKNEIPLSEASVAPEQWGYFLCAIFDEWVRKDVGKIFVEIFDCTLANWMGISPGICAYSKECGHAGVMEHNGDVYSCDHFVFPEYKLGNIRDHSLIDMLYGEQQQEFSRLKHSSLPRQCKECDMEFACHGECPKNRFMKDKYGDSGLNYLCLGYYHYYQHVAPYMDYMKQELMAQRPPSNIMKVVQ; the protein is encoded by the coding sequence ATGAACGACAACATAGCAAATCCCTTTGCCAAGCCACTCTATGTAATGCTGAAGCCTGCAGGTGCCCATTGCAACCTGGCATGCAAATACTGTTATTATCTGGAGAAGAACAAGCTCTATCCCACTGCTCAGCGACATCTGATGAGCGATGAGATGCTGGAACAGTTTACCCGAGAATATATTGAGGCGCAAACCATGAACCAGGTGCTCTTCACCTGGCATGGTGGCGAGCCTCTGCTGCGCTCCATCGACTTCTACCGCAAGGCTTTATCCCTACAGCAAAAGTATGCTGGAGGCAGGCGCATCGACAACGTAATTCAGACCAACGGCACGTTGCTGACCGATGAATGGTGCGAGTTTTTCGCCCAGAACCATTGGCTGGTAGGCATCTCTATCGATGGTCCGCAGCCTGATCATGACCATTACCGGCTGACGGCTGCGGGAAAACCATCGTGGAAGAAGGTGATGCAAGGCATCAAACTGCTGAAGAAACACGGGGTAGAATGGAATGCGATGGCGGTGGTGAATGCCTATAATGCCAATCATCCGATAGAGTTCTACCGCTTCTTCAAGGAAAACGGCTGTCAGTTTCTGCAGTTCACACCTATCGTTGAGCGACTGACCCGACATGAGGATGGCCGTACCCTGGCAAGTCTTGCCGACAAGAATGAGATTCCGCTGAGCGAGGCATCAGTTGCGCCGGAGCAGTGGGGCTACTTTCTCTGTGCAATTTTCGATGAATGGGTTCGGAAGGATGTGGGCAAAATCTTCGTTGAGATTTTCGACTGCACACTGGCAAACTGGATGGGTATTTCTCCCGGCATCTGTGCTTATTCCAAGGAATGCGGTCATGCGGGAGTGATGGAGCACAATGGCGATGTTTATTCCTGCGACCACTTTGTTTTTCCGGAGTATAAGTTGGGCAATATCCGTGACCATTCGCTCATCGATATGCTTTATGGTGAGCAGCAACAGGAGTTCAGCCGTCTGAAACACAGTTCTCTTCCCCGCCAGTGCAAGGAGTGTGACATGGAGTTTGCCTGTCATGGAGAATGCCCAAAGAACCGCTTCATGAAAGATAAGTATGGCGATTCCGGTCTCAACTATCTCTGTCTGGGTTATTACCATTATTATCAGCATGTAGCGCCCTACATGGATTATATGAAGCAGGAACTCATGGCGCAGCGCCCACCTTCGAACATCATGAAAGTTGTACAGTAA
- a CDS encoding DUF3990 domain-containing protein — MEKQILYHGSNVIVEHPLVSIGRKDLDFGPGFYLTPLFEQASKWAVRIKTIRRAKQAIVNTYEFAIPQDSKVKRFDAYDKEWLDFIVDSRKGKQPWSGYDIIEGGVADDRVIDAVEAYINGYADVEHTLRQLVYHKPNYQICILSQEIVDKYLQFKSYERI; from the coding sequence ATGGAAAAGCAAATATTATATCATGGTTCAAATGTCATTGTTGAGCATCCTTTAGTAAGCATTGGAAGAAAGGACTTGGATTTCGGTCCAGGATTCTATCTTACGCCTTTGTTTGAACAAGCTTCCAAATGGGCTGTCCGTATCAAGACCATCAGACGAGCCAAGCAAGCTATAGTGAACACCTATGAGTTCGCTATACCACAAGACAGCAAGGTAAAACGATTTGATGCTTACGATAAGGAATGGCTCGACTTCATTGTTGACAGCAGAAAAGGAAAGCAGCCTTGGAGTGGGTATGACATCATTGAAGGAGGAGTGGCTGACGACCGTGTAATTGATGCAGTAGAAGCCTATATCAATGGCTATGCAGATGTTGAGCATACTCTTCGCCAGTTGGTTTATCACAAGCCCAACTATCAGATTTGCATTTTAAGCCAGGAGATAGTTGATAAGTATTTACAATTCAAATCATATGAAAGGATATAA
- the cas2 gene encoding CRISPR-associated endonuclease Cas2, with the protein MIIVSYDISNDKMRTNFSKMLKSNGAIRLQFSVYEVRNTKRIVDNLVAKIEAYAKHFTADDSIILFDVDSDKLTKYGNTIHRDQAIVYF; encoded by the coding sequence ATGATAATTGTTAGTTATGACATATCGAATGACAAGATGCGTACCAACTTTTCTAAAATGCTGAAAAGTAATGGTGCCATTCGTCTTCAGTTTTCTGTGTATGAGGTAAGGAATACAAAGAGAATTGTGGATAATCTTGTGGCTAAGATAGAGGCTTATGCTAAACACTTCACAGCAGATGATAGCATAATTCTCTTTGATGTTGATTCAGATAAGCTTACTAAGTATGGTAATACAATTCATAGGGACCAAGCTATAGTCTATTTCTGA
- a CDS encoding DUF3791 domain-containing protein, producing the protein MEDRELLQKSDPEFDRLAFTVLAIEASAQKMGISPSEMRKRLDKVGLIKSLIQDCYDTLHTESREAVASDVVEALKNWERKE; encoded by the coding sequence ATGGAAGATAGAGAACTATTACAGAAAAGTGACCCAGAGTTTGACCGCCTCGCCTTTACGGTGTTGGCTATCGAGGCTTCGGCACAAAAAATGGGTATATCGCCGTCTGAAATGAGAAAGCGATTGGATAAGGTGGGGCTAATCAAGAGTCTCATTCAAGATTGCTATGACACTCTACATACCGAGAGCCGGGAAGCTGTGGCAAGTGATGTGGTTGAAGCTCTTAAAAATTGGGAAAGAAAAGAATAA
- a CDS encoding VapE domain-containing protein, translating into MKFTITRINKQNKLMVSSKTIERFLERIAKDDAKQSVTNFRMSVPLMEADYQYYKGVKEWQHVYPAAEFNKDESGNLVFQKSNGLVMLHFINLMSEQEKDAVKKTVSLLPMTFAAFEGADGRSLIVLVSICNEEGKIPTKEADADLLYQSAYEQVKTLYQSQVQAAIKPEKPSLASNFMLTLDASPYYNSKAVAMRISQNMKKVASAPKNVDDLKTYDDYEFLYRKAAEETKEEMKKANISWQNDEDRFLACFSAIAIKLCNMGLSEEEAFIHIRRNNWGHVTEEKLRQIVGTAYDTHSKDRKTEKSGSGRKGRAEILQMIRYLESRYQFRYNTVMKYTEYRPNNSWVGDFRPVDARVQKSMTLDVQIADIHVSIKDVRNFLESDRIRNYSPIESYLYDCLGKWDGKDRIRALARTVPTNNPHWEDWFYTWFLGMVDQWRGMYRRQYGNSTMPLLISKQGYNKSTFCRRLIPTELSWGFSDNMILSEKRQVLQAMSQFLLINLDEFNQISPQVQQGFLKNLLQLPTVKIKPPYGSHVQEFPRLASFIATSNMTDILSDPSGNRRFLGVELTGPIDVSGRLNYEQLYAQAMQALERGEKSYFDAKETAIIMQYNRQFEQISPIKQCFLQVFEPASTPENGEYLMAAAIFDILKQKFGSSLQVSSIQKLGRELQNIEGLKNRRTRFGTEYLVVRK; encoded by the coding sequence ATGAAGTTTACTATAACAAGAATCAACAAGCAGAACAAGTTGATGGTCAGTTCGAAAACCATAGAACGGTTTCTGGAGCGCATCGCTAAAGATGATGCCAAACAGAGTGTCACCAATTTCAGAATGAGTGTGCCGCTCATGGAGGCCGACTACCAGTACTACAAAGGCGTCAAGGAATGGCAACACGTTTATCCAGCCGCAGAATTCAACAAGGATGAAAGCGGCAATCTCGTCTTCCAGAAATCAAACGGGCTGGTGATGCTCCACTTCATCAACCTCATGTCGGAGCAGGAAAAAGATGCCGTCAAGAAGACGGTCAGTCTGCTGCCGATGACCTTCGCTGCCTTCGAAGGAGCCGACGGCAGAAGCCTCATCGTACTCGTAAGCATCTGCAACGAAGAAGGAAAAATCCCGACAAAAGAAGCCGACGCCGACTTACTCTACCAGTCTGCCTACGAACAGGTAAAGACGCTCTACCAGTCGCAGGTACAGGCAGCCATCAAACCCGAAAAGCCATCATTGGCATCCAACTTCATGCTTACGCTGGATGCCTCTCCTTATTATAACAGCAAGGCTGTGGCGATGCGCATCTCCCAAAATATGAAGAAGGTAGCCTCAGCCCCTAAGAATGTAGACGATTTAAAGACATACGATGACTATGAGTTTCTTTACCGCAAGGCAGCAGAAGAGACGAAGGAAGAGATGAAAAAAGCCAACATCTCATGGCAGAACGATGAAGACCGGTTCCTTGCCTGTTTCTCAGCCATCGCCATCAAGCTCTGCAACATGGGTCTCAGCGAAGAAGAAGCTTTCATCCATATCCGCCGCAACAACTGGGGACATGTGACAGAAGAGAAACTCCGCCAAATAGTGGGCACCGCTTACGATACCCATTCCAAAGACAGGAAGACAGAGAAATCAGGCTCAGGCAGAAAAGGCCGTGCCGAAATTCTGCAGATGATCAGATACCTGGAGAGCCGGTACCAGTTCCGTTACAATACCGTGATGAAATATACCGAATACCGCCCGAACAATTCATGGGTTGGCGATTTCAGACCGGTGGATGCCCGTGTGCAGAAAAGCATGACGCTGGATGTTCAGATAGCCGACATCCACGTAAGCATCAAGGATGTAAGGAATTTTCTAGAGTCAGACCGCATCAGAAACTACAGCCCAATAGAGTCCTATCTCTATGACTGTCTGGGAAAATGGGATGGTAAGGACCGCATCCGTGCCCTGGCACGAACCGTACCCACCAACAATCCTCATTGGGAAGACTGGTTTTACACCTGGTTTCTGGGAATGGTTGACCAGTGGCGCGGCATGTATCGCCGTCAATATGGCAACAGTACCATGCCGCTGCTCATTTCCAAGCAAGGTTACAACAAGAGCACCTTCTGCCGCCGTCTCATCCCTACCGAACTGTCGTGGGGCTTCAGCGACAACATGATTCTGTCAGAAAAGCGTCAGGTATTGCAGGCGATGTCACAATTTCTGCTCATCAATCTCGATGAGTTCAATCAGATTTCACCACAGGTGCAGCAGGGATTTCTGAAGAATCTGCTGCAGTTGCCTACGGTGAAAATCAAGCCGCCATACGGAAGTCATGTACAGGAATTTCCTCGTCTAGCCTCCTTCATCGCCACGAGCAACATGACCGATATTCTTTCCGACCCATCCGGCAACCGCCGTTTCCTGGGAGTAGAACTGACGGGACCTATCGATGTGAGTGGCAGACTGAACTATGAGCAGCTTTATGCGCAGGCGATGCAAGCTTTGGAGCGTGGCGAAAAATCCTATTTCGACGCCAAGGAAACCGCCATCATCATGCAATATAACAGACAATTTGAGCAGATTTCCCCTATCAAGCAATGTTTTCTGCAGGTTTTTGAGCCTGCAAGTACCCCGGAAAATGGCGAATATCTGATGGCAGCCGCCATTTTCGACATTTTGAAGCAGAAATTCGGCTCTTCTCTCCAGGTTTCGAGTATACAGAAATTGGGCAGAGAACTTCAGAATATTGAAGGTTTGAAGAACCGAAGAACAAGATTTGGTACTGAGTATCTGGTAGTTAGGAAATAA